Genomic segment of Pongo pygmaeus isolate AG05252 chromosome 1, NHGRI_mPonPyg2-v2.0_pri, whole genome shotgun sequence:
CCCAAAGTTTTTGTCATGAACCAGCAGGGAAATGTCCCCAGTGATTGCCTATTTCAATTCTGCTGGAGATGATCACTGCCTCCTCATTCAGCTGCCTCAGGATATGCTCTTAAATCTAAAAGTGGCATCCAATTGTGTCCCACAACCCTAAGTGCTTCTGCAGCATTTAATAAATTCCTTAGTCTTTCTGCACCTTTGCTGTACCTGCAAATGATAAGagcttttcctgtttctttcactTTCATGCCTCCTCCTACTTCTGCTTCTCACTGGCTACCATGGCTCCATCACTTCTTTTTCAATACTGTCAACCCTCTCCGATCAGCCTCTTCCCTTGACATCTGTTTCTGTGACAAACAATAGTTTCCTTTCACTTTCCCTGCTCCCCACCATGCAGTTCTATTTCCTTAGCTAGATTATAAGGTCCTTGAATTCAGGGAAGAGCCTTAAAAGCTATTGTTTTCCCACCAACTTGGGAATATAGTAAATTcataagaaatatgtatttgtagATTGATGATTGAATTTGGAGGACCTAAATCACTGTGGGGATCATCTGAGCTGAATCAGAAAAATGGAGGAAGAGTTCTCATTTCCCCTTACCATTATCAGTAGACAAAGATCCCCATCTAGACTTCTGCCTCCATGGAAAGGGTAGTGCTGGGGGCTGGGAGCTGAAGGAGATGAAAGGCAATATGGCTGGGACGCTGTGGGACATTTAATCTTGACTACAGCTTTGCCCAGACTGCTGACCCCAGATGACCCAGGGTGCAGAGCTGTGCCCCCATGCTGCCATCCATTAAAGAGATCACAGCTGCTCTGGGAGTGCTGGGCAAAAATGAGGTCAGGTTTTGTCCAAGCCAATGCAATTCACAAGCGAGCTCAACTTGCTGGATTTACAGCAACTGTCGAGTCATCTTGCATTACTGAAACTGCAGATATGAACCGACCTGCTGGGAAGAGAATTTGGGATAAATTGTGAACTTCAAAAAGTTTCTGCCTGGAAACTGAAGAGGTAACCATGGCAACAAAGAGGCAGGTTGAACTCGGAGAGGGCCGTTCATCTAGAGTAGGGAGCTTTGTGCTCTCAGATTTGCTGGTCTGTGAGCTGTGCATCaattccttgtttgtttttttttttttttttttgcaatggcgcgatctcagcttactgcaacctctacctcctgggttcaagagattctcctgcctcagcctcccaagtagctgggattacaggcacccaccaccatgcctgggtgtgtttttgtatttttagtagcgactgggtttcgccatgttggccaggctggtctcgaactcctgacctcaagtgatctgcccgcctcagcctcccaaagttctgggattacaggtgtgagctactgctcctggcaccgtttattttgctttctttatcaGAGCAGGAGAAAGTACTAGCTCAGGAATTGGGAGACAGGGTCCAATTTCCAGCTATTTCCAGTTCCAGTACACTTAACTAAGAGTGCCTCAGGTATACTTAACTAAGAGTGCCTCAGTATACACTGCCTATACTGTATTCCAAGAAGCacaaaaaaatcactatttttcCTTATTGCTAGCAATCCCAGTATCCCTATTAAGTAAAACTGAAAGCtattataacatttattgagtgctgactACATGTTGAACACTGTCATATAAGCACCTTATATGTTGTCATGGATGCTGTGCTGTGCCACCCAGATCCCGTCTTGGGGACTGTGGTCATCATTTCCCAGGGTGTTAGTCTCTCTCCAGGAATTGCTCTTGACAAAGGGCACTGCCTTAAGATTAGGCCGTCTTCTTGAGCAGCTGTATGCAATGAATGGTCTTTATGGGGTTACCAGGGCCTTGTCTTCTTGCTTCAGTGGACAGTTCCAAAGGGCCAGCTGAGCTTCAGGGCATTCCCTGGAACCAGCTGGGGTCTCTGTTGAAATGGCATGGCCTTCAactcctccctctgcccagaCCTGCTTCCTTTACTCCCTCTTAATTCTGATAACTCTCCCCAGTAAACCTGCATGCAAGTGTCTACTCGAGTCTAGTTCCTAGGAACTCAAACTAagaattaatttatttagttCTCACAACCACCTTATGAAATAAGTTGTTCTCTTCGTAGAGACAAGGAAATGGAGGCATAGAAAGGTTAAGCAGTTTGCCTAGTCTCCCATCAGTAGCCAGTTAACAGTCAACGTGGCCTTCCTGCAGCTGGGTCTTCAGCAGGTCACCTGGCAGAGCCATGACTTGAAACCTGAAAATCTAACTCTAGACGCTGTACTCTTAACCTCACATACAGCCTCTTAATAGCAATCCCAATGCCTTTATGGGAAGATGAGGCGAGAGGCAGGGCATTTATTACCTTTATTTCAGAGATGGAGACAATAAGGTAGcaactgcttaaacccaggatCGTCCATAGGTATAGCCGTGACCGGATACTAACCTttgcgggtgtgtgtgtgtgtgtgtgggtgggggggggggggtgcagTGGAAAAAGAATGGTAAATTCACATTTGAATTTTGGAGCCAACACCTACTAGCTTCACATCTTTGAGCAAGTTATTTGAGTCTTAGTtatgtgcctagcacatagtaggtattcaataaactaCTCATCCCTATCCCACTTGTCTGTCATCTCCaactgtgatcttgggcaagtttatTTAGCTTTCTGATTCTCGGTTCCTtcaactataaaatggagatgatgatgatgaagagcTTACTTAGCCCCATGTCCATCAGGGTGAGAGCCTCGTAAAGGGTACTTATCAGTATAATCAGATGCTGTTTTGCCCAGGTTTGCACCCTGTGCGCCTGCCCTTCAGGACCCAGGAGGCTCAGACTTGCCTGCGATCAAAGCCCTGTGTGCCTCCCAGACCCACCACGCCGGTGCAAACTCTCTCAACACGACACCGCTGCGTGAGTTTCCTGCTGTTACTAGAGGTCGGCAGGTATTTTTTCCTAGGAAACTGGGTGTGCATGTCTCATCCCCGTGCCAATTTTCCTGCTGCTTTTCCTTCTACACGCGGCTTCCTCCGGGCGGAGGGTGCAGCTCCGCGTGCTCCAGCTGCGGCGAAAGTTGCACCCGGCCCAGTCTGGCTGCGGGCCCCGCCTCCGTCTTCTCAGCGCCCAGCCCCGCCCTCCGATTGGTCAGCAGTGCCCAGCCCCGCCCCGCTCCTCCGAGGGGATTAAAGCAGCGGCCGCTCAGTCTGGGCGCCTGCAGGCTGCTAAACCCAACCCCAGTTGACTAGCACCTGCTACCGCGCCTTTGCTTCCTGGCGCTCGCGGAGCCTCCTGTAGCCTGCCACCATCCTGCCCACTACGTGCTGCCCTGCGCCCGCAGCCATGTGCCGCACCCTGGCCGCCTTCCCCACCACCTGCCTGGAGAGGTAAGGGGAGCTTGTCCAACTGCTTGGGGGAAGTCTCACCAACTTTTAGGGAGTGGAGCGGCAGGCCTGGGGACCTGGGTGGGCGCGGGAATGGGGAGCTAGAGGCTTGAGTAGAGAGGTAGAGGCGCACTTGATGCCATGTGCTTAGATTCCAGCAGCAGGGAGAAAGCAAGGGGAAGGGAAGCAAGGGCCCGCGGCTTGCTGCCATCCCCATCCTCTGACAAACTGCAGTCGTGCTCAGGTGACCTGCTGAAGACCCGGCTGCAGGAAGGCCACGTTGACATTTCCAGGCAGAACTGAGCCTGCCCATTTCTTAagcatttgtttttcattcctCAGACCAGAGCTAGGGGCATTGCCTCCTCTGCCCCTGGAAGacagggagattttttttttgtggagtgtgtgggggtgggggatccCACAGTTGAGGGTGTGTCCATATTCCAGAGAGCTACTCAACAGCTTCCAATCGTTACTGGCTgggaaggaaaaagtaaagaTGAAGGCAGGAATCAGTTTCCCACACAGTTCAGAAATACTTCTGAAAAGAATGCTGAGTTTTCTGAATCAACAGGCACGAAGAGAGATCAGTGCGACTTTAGGGAAAAGCCCACATATGCAGCGTGTGTATTACCCAGAAAGTGTAAGACCTACCACAGCATAGCTCAAACATTGCTTTTGTTGCTTTGGGGTTGATGATGCTGATAAGAGAAGGACAATTTGGGCCTGGGGACAGCCAAGAGTTTCCAGGAACTCTTGAGGCTAAAGTTTGGGTGGCGCCACCCAGAGCTCTTCTGGGACCTATAAACCTCTCCACACTGGCTGAGCAAATGAAAGAATGCTTTCATGTTCCTGATTTGTTTTTCAGAGCCAAAGAGTTCAAGACACGTCTGGGGATCTTTCTTCACAAATCAGAGCTGGGCTGCGATACTGGGAGTACTGGCAAGTTCGAGTGGGGCAGTAAACACAGCAAAGAGAAGTAAGTGTTGCTGACCAGCTCAGGGCTCCCAGACGGAAGGGAGTGGGAAGGGAGTCATGAGGAGGGAAATACAAGAAGAAGCCAGGACATGCTAAGTGGACCTTGGCAACACCTCCCTAGAGATTTTAGTGGGACTTGTTGCTGGTCTGTTACGACTACTTGGCTCATGGGTGAGTGGGTAGGTGGCTCCAGGGCTCCAAGTTCATCCACGGATGAGGGCACACAGGGCATGAATGCCTAGTTACCAGACTGTCTCACTGGGGATTCATTACACGTGCATCCAGGGCTAGGACAGAATCCAAGACCACTTGAAGTTTTTATTAATGACTCTAGCATGCACCTTGCCTAGAAACTCTTTCATATTGGCTATCAACTGTACCAAACTCTGGAGTTATGTGTAGATGTAATCTCTATTTATGAGGACCTTATTTCCTTGGGAAGGTGTACAAAACAAATCTTTGAGAGTCAGGggaattgaaataatttttggacAGAGAAGAGACAGGCTTAGAGATATTGACTGAGGACTAAAGAGTCCCTAGCTTTGATTTCTGGTTGCTGAATTGTGCTCTAGAAAACACTACTGCTTACCCTAAGTCCAACTAAGAGTTTGAGGTGTCAGCTTCAACAATCACCAAGCAAGCCTTTCTGAGAATTTTATGCAGTTTTCCATCAGAGTTCTGGCTAGAATTTGTACTATGCTttggtttgttgattttttttcttactcttttttttctttttgtcttttagtagaaACTTCTCAGAAGATGTGCTGGGGTGGAGAGAGTCGTTCGACCTGCTCCTGAGCAGTAAAAGTGAGTAGGAGCCTTTTGTATCTGTCTCTGGGTGGCACGTGTGTACTCATGTGCTTTGGAGCCAGCCCCAGGACTGCTGAGAGCCTGGGCAgaataatagtagtagtaataataataataatgatcccTTAATGTGCCAGCCTCTATTCAACATATAAAGGCAGGTCCTTGTTCAAGAAAATTATGTTCTAAAAATAGAGCCATTAAGTGcaattgctttcctttcttcttgtatTCCCTGCTGTCCCTTCAGCTGAcctgtttcctcttctttcccGCAACCCCAGATGGAGTGGCTGCCTTCCACGCTTTCCTGAAGACAGAGTTCAGTGAGGAGAACCTGGAGTTCTGGCTGGCCTGTGAGGAGTTCAAGAAGATCCGATCAGCTACCAAGCTGGCCTCCAGGGCACACCGGATCTTTGAGGAGTTCATTTGCAGTGAGGCCTCTAAAGAGGTTAGAGCCCCCATATGCCCAGTGAATCCTCACGACACCGCCTGCTCCTTCCCCTCTGAGAATCAGGGCTAGTGGGGAGGAAGGGCTAGGTGTAGAGGTAGAAGGGCTTTACTGGGCACAAGGGTGAGTGGGCTTCTGTGACCAGAGACTAGGAAAGCCAGGCTCAGTGCCACTCCTGGGTGCTTAACCCTATGACTCATGATGGGGCAGGATGTGTTGGCAGGTTTTTCGGCTTCTGTCCATACCCACCTTTATAAACCCATCCGTTTTTAGAGGCTCAAAACACGTACCAACTGGGGAGACAAGGTCAGCACAGGGACCTTATATAACCTGGCTCAGCCCCCAGGCTGACCTGTCTGAGGCCTGCTGGTCTGTGGTCTGTGATTTTTTTGTCTAACTTTTCTCCTGGCCGCTATGCATATGGCAGCTGCATTTGCTAAAGAACACAGCGCCACCTGGTGGAGAGATAAGAGTAATGCCTTACTTTTGcaccttatttttgttttctgaccgCTGATTGATTCCACCTAATTCTGTAAAGGTGTATTGAGCCCCACTTATATTCAAGACACTGTTACAGTCACTGTGTATGTCACAGTGAACCAAACAAAGTCCCTTACCTAATGAAACTTATAATTTGAATGGGGGAAGATGCCAATAACCAACTAGACAAATATATGCCAGGTGATGAGCTATGCACTCATAAAAATACAGCAGGAAATGAGAGACAGGGAATACCAGAGGTAGGGCCTGGGAAGACGTAAGGTTTTCCATTCTGTAAAGGGAAGTGAGGACATATGAACAGTGATAAGAAAGAACTCAGGGAGGGAAGAACATTTCAACACAGGAAGCAGCAAATGCAATGGCCAGAGCCTGCCTGTCACAGTCACGGATGAGCAAATGGACCCGTGTAGAGCAGGGCAAGAGCAGGAGATGAGGTCAGGCATGAGGCAGATGGCCAGGTGTGGGCTTGGGGAGCCTTGTGGGCCCAGCAAGCCCTTTGGCTCTTCCTCTGAAAGACATGAGGAGACAACAGAGGTGCTACCAAACTGAGTTGGGTTTTTAAAGGCTCACTGTAGCGACTGGGTAGAGAACAAACTACAGGGGTGGGGGTTAAGGTAGCAGAGAGACCAGGTAGGAGGCCTCGGTGCAAATCCCAGGAGAGCTGATAGCGACTTGAAGCAGGGTTGCTGTAGAAGAAAGGGTGAAAGGGGGATTGTGTTTGTATACATTCTTGATAGATGCTCATGTTAATTCTGAGAGATTGGAGGACAGACACTGGATCAGATGTGGGTACAAGCCCAGAGCCAAAAAGCTAGTGATCAACTCAGGAGCCCCCACTTCCTGATGCAGCATCCGGTGCTCTTTCCAATGCCCAGCCTGCCGTTGGCCCTCCCTCAGCCATGCCCACCCTCTTCCCCAACTCACCCTGTGCGTGTCCTCCTTCCCGCAGGTCAACATTGACCATGAGACCCGCGAGCTGACGAGGATGAACCTGCAGACTGCCACAGCCACATGCTTTGATGTGGCTCAGGGGAAGACACGTACCCTGATGGAGAAGGACTCCTACCCACGCTTCCTGAAGTCGCCCGCTTACCGGGACCTGGCTGCCCAAGCCTCAGCCGCCTCTGCCACTCTGTCCAGCTGCAGCCTGGCCGAGCCCTCACACACCTGAGTCTCCACGGCAGTGAGGAAGCCAGCCGGGAAGAGAGGTTGAGTCACCCATCCCCGAGGTGGCTGCCCCTGTGTGGGAGGCAGGTTCTGCAAAGCAAGTGcaagaggacaaaaaaaaaaaaaaaaaaaaaaaaaaaaaaaaaaaatgcgctCCAGCAGCCTGTTTGGGAAGCAGCAGTCTCTCCTTCAGATACTGTGGGACTCATGCTGGAGAGGAGCCGCCCACTTCCAGGACCTATGAATAAGGGCTAATGATGAGGGTTGGTGGGGCTCTCTGTGGGGGAAAAAGGTGGTATGGGGGTTAGCACTGGCTCTCGTTCTCACCGGAGAAGGAAGTGTTCTAGTGTGGTTTAGGAAACATGTGGATAAAGGGAACCGTGAAAATGAGAGGAGGAAAGACATCCAGATCAGCTGTTTTGCCTGTTTCTCAGTTGACTCTGATCGCATCCTGTTTTCCTAATTCCCAGACTGTTCTGGGCACGTAAGGGACCCTGGATGTGGAGTCTTCCCCTTTGGCCCTCCTCACTGGCCTCTGGGCTAGCCCAGAGTCCCTTAGCTTGTACCTCGTAACACTCCTGTGTGTCTGTCCAGCCTTGCAGTCATGTCAAGGCCAGCAAGCTGTTGTGACTCTTGCCCCATGCGAGATATTTATACCTCAAACGCTGGCCTGTGAGCCCTTTCCAAGTCAGTGGAGAGCCCTGAAAGGAGGCTCACTTGAATCCAGCTCAGTGCTCTGGGTGGCCCCCTGCAGGTGGCCTCTTACCCTGTGTTGCAGCAGGGTCCACCTGTGAGCAGGCCCGCCCTGGGGCCTCTTCCTGGATGAGCCCTCTCTGAGTTCTGTGCTGTCTCTTGGAGGCAGGGCCCAGGGGGAGAAACTGTGGAGGCCTCGGGGAGTGGCTTTTCCAGCTCTCATGCCCCGCAGTGTGGAACGAGGCAGAAAAGGATCCTAGGAAATAAATCTCTTGGTGGTCCCTGAGAGTCCTGCTGAAATCCAGCCAGTGTTTTTTGTGGTATGAGAACAGGCAAAAAGAGATGCCCTGAGATAGAAGGGGAGCCTTGTGTTTCTTTCCTGCAAACGTGAGATGAACCATTGCAGTGGGCAGAGGTGGCCCAGGACCATGGCACCCTTAGAGTGCAGAAGCTTGGGGGAGAGGCTGCTTGGAAGGGCAGGACTGGGAATAATCAGAACCTGCCTGTCACCTCAGGGCGTCACCGAACAAACATTTCCTGATGGGAATTCCTGCAGCAGAGCCCAGGCTGGGGAATTGAATTACCCAGGGCAGCCTCTTTGTGGCCCAGGATAATCAACACTGTTCTCTCTGTACCATGAGCTCCTCCAGGAGATTATTTAAGTGTATTGTATCATTGGTTTTCTGTGATTGTCATaacattgtttttgttattgttggtgCTGTTGGTATTTATTATTGTAATTTCAGTTTGCCTCTACTGGAGAATCTCAGCAGGGGTTTCAGCCTAACTGTCTCCCTTTCTCCACCAGACTCTACCTCTGAATGTGCTGGGAACCTCTTGGAGCCTGTCAGGAACTCCTcactgtttaaatatttatttattgtgacaAATGGAGCTGGTTTCCTAGATATGAATGATGTTTGCAATCCCCATTTTCCTGTTTCAGCATGTtatattcttataaaataaaagcaaaggtcAAATATGACATCCTGTCTTCAAGTGCTGTGTGGGTCAGGGGAAAAGGAGGAAGTGTTGTGGAGAGCTCTGGGGAGGAGCTGGCTTTTGGGAATTCCACAGGACAGGCGAATAAGCTTCCATGGCACAGGCAGAAGTACAGGAAGAGCTCGATGTTCACCTGGTACCTGCCAGAGTCAAGAGAAGGGATAGGTTCTAACGAGGCTGCTATGATCAGTGACTTTTTAAGTTCATGACAGCCCCACTTGTTTTGGGCTGTTGTGTGGATTGGACTGGGCTCAGCGCACTGTCATTTCAGAGCCCATATCTTTTGCCCACGTGGCTGGGACTCAGCATGAGCCATTCCCAATTCTGCCTGTAACAGTGCAGGGGTCAGTACCCCTTGGTCAAGTAGCAAGACCTCATCAGTTAGGTGGTGACTTTTGTaggatttttacttttaaaagtaatttgtaATTAAATTCAATTAGAAATCTTTTGTAATTTATATTCaagaaattattattctttttataatttcatagCAGTATCTGAGATGAGGTATATGAAGCCACTCTGTACATGAGGCTGCTCCATTCTGTAGGCCAAGGGAATAAGGGTTGAGCTGTGCTTGAAAGAATTTGGGGATAGGgagacaggcacggtggctcatgcctgtgagcactgagggagggaggctgaggtgggtggatcacttaagcccaggagctcaagaccagcctgggcaacatggcaaaacccagtttctacaaaaagtcaaacattagcagggtgtggtggcatttgcctgtagtcccagctacctgggagactgaggtgggaggatggcttatgctgggaaggtcaaggctgccatgagctgagatcactctactgcactccagcctgggggacacagtgagaccctgggGGTAGGTTTGCAAGGATCAAAATCTGTTCTTCCTCTGCCAGTTGTCTGCTTGTTCTCCTTTTTCATCCTACTGAAtccctctcatttttttctgattaccactacttaaaaaaatgttttcttctctgttgAATGATCTGTTTATACACAGATTTGGACCTTACATGGAcctttattttttccctattgATAGTCTGAGTAAAGTGATCAGACTTTAGGAACATGGGGTAGAAAGCCCCATAGAATCACATCTTAAGCACAGATCTAAGGAGGGATTCTGTGGGTGACACCAGGGAGGATCCTGAAATTAAGGGTCTGGGAAGGAAGATGGGGACCAACACTGTGGCAGGCCCTGAGCTCCGTTAGTCCTTACAATAGCTCTGTGGAGTGGGTCTGAACTCTTTATCATCCAGAGAAGGAAACAAGCTCTGAGAGGGAGGGACATGCTTGGGGCAGCCAGCCAGCGAGTGGCAGAGTGGGGATCTGAACTCAGTTATGCCATGGGGGAGTCCAGTCTGTGAAAGATGGGTGGAGGAATGTGATTGataagggaaggaagagaggaggacCCAGGAAGACAGGAAGGTACTAACACTCgccctttccttctcctttccttccatctTTATGCCTTTAACATGCATGTATTGAGTGCATCGAAATCCCTCAGACCCAAATGCGTTGGGTCCAGCTTCTGCACAGGCTCACCAAGGCTTCCTTAGAGGACTTTCTCATCCTCTCCAATCAGATACCACAATTTCCCACCGGGTCTCCCTACCGCAGCCTTTCCCTGGGCTGGTTCATTTTCCACACTGTGCCAGTCTTCAGCTCTAAAGCACAGATCTGAGCACTTTGTGGCTATGTTAAAACCCTTCAGCGGTTCACTTTTGACTCTAAAATAAAGTCCAGCTTTAATCCTAACACACAAGGGGGTCTCTGACCCGACCCAAGTCCCTCTCCAGACGTATCTCCTGCCTGGACAGCCTTCACTCTCagactttttccttctctctctctctcttttttttttttttttttttttgtggctacaCATGCTGTTCTGTCTGCCTAGAatacctctttctcctctttttttagaaaaaattggGGGTTGAGGTGCGAGGAGGAGAATGCCAACTTTCAAAATCCAGCAAAAACATCACCTCCTCAGTGAAGCCTTCCCAGATGTCCCTGTACAGAGTTAATTGCTCCCAACTTGCATGATTCTAAGACACAGTGTTCTTACTTTGATTGTAGCACATATGGTATTCCTCCAGAACTTCTTTCTTCATGGCTTTTGCTCTCCTATTAAACTGAGCTCTTCAAAGTCAGGGTCATATTATTCACCTTGGTGAGATGGGGCAGAACAGACTACAGCAAAGCAGTTCTCCAGTCCCAGCTGTGGAGTCGGAATGTTGGGTTGGAATCCTGGCCATTGACCTTGGAAATTTGCTTAagcctcagctgtaaaatgaggataataagagTAAGCGTCACAGGGAACACTGAATGAAATAAAAGTGTGCGGCACTATGTTAATGCCTCATGACtattggctattattattatctgattcccagcacttagcacagtgactTGTATACAGTAGGCATTAGTCAAGTCAAAAAGTCTTTTGACTTCTTGAATAAAATGGCAGGATCAGAATTTCAACTCAGGATTctaaatctactttttttttagcTGCTTCAATACCATATTTCGTCTGATGTTTACAGCATTCCa
This window contains:
- the RGS16 gene encoding regulator of G-protein signaling 16, whose amino-acid sequence is MCRTLAAFPTTCLERAKEFKTRLGIFLHKSELGCDTGSTGKFEWGSKHSKENRNFSEDVLGWRESFDLLLSSKNGVAAFHAFLKTEFSEENLEFWLACEEFKKIRSATKLASRAHRIFEEFICSEASKEVNIDHETRELTRMNLQTATATCFDVAQGKTRTLMEKDSYPRFLKSPAYRDLAAQASAASATLSSCSLAEPSHT